The Trichoplusia ni isolate ovarian cell line Hi5 chromosome 10, tn1, whole genome shotgun sequence genome window below encodes:
- the LOC113498036 gene encoding uncharacterized protein LOC113498036 isoform X3: MSFFIIMAEDEDGVSNKKSPQNTNNGESSQDNEQNAAKPDLGIEEAKYNSNENGDTSPAEAKSSSSKSTGATRKDENPFSFRHFLKRDLSLPGNSTYENTGARPKVYANTVQHSPTKIDVHADSRREKARSSESQAKEKTSEGSSHRISDNTSSSSSVEIPFSVVDNSDSKHNFYTDNNDVPFYHRPNLASEPLGMPSLPDFVQDHILVEQAYLNFNGPISVDLDNLPDFTFNTSFNAGSSSSLGRRNNSNYGGRSYDYEAYMGAASTSSEAGQAGSGIPLDLPAGAEAAGPMPLDLPPHLNLDLTESVNPADRRNVSPRSTFPLDLPPNAGAESMCMPDFLPVHPGRTSPEPEHQDEQMQQIIAELERTRSELFTERSRRSRVEEELSVAREAHTQLRAELARVRRATREDSHASDAATPRSSDSEATIAKLKNQIKKLKEELSSSQEEARQLRGRQGAAAAGLRRASRVAETSLRELLAGLEQLKTLSTSLDGT, from the exons ATgtcatttttcattatcatgGCGGAGGACGAGGATGGTGTTTCGAATAAGAAGTCGCCTCAAAATACGAATAACGGAGAATCCTCGCAGGACAATGAACAGAACGCGGCTAAACCTGATTTAGGCATCGAAGAAGCAAAGTACAATAGCAATGAAAATGGTGACACATCGCCCGCAGAGGCGAAAAGTTCTTCTTCCA AATCTACGGGGGCGACGCGGAAAGATGAGAACCCGTTTTCGTTCCGGCATTTCCTGAAACGAGATCTCTCGTTGCCTGGAAACTCAACGTACGAAAACACTGGCGCCCGTCCGAAGGTGTATGCGAACACCGTGCAGCATTCGCCAACCAAAATAGATGTTCACGCTGACTCGCGGCGGGAGAAAGCCCGCTCGAGTGAGTCCCAAGCCAAAGAGAAGACTAGCGAGGGCAGCAGCCATCGTATAAGTGACAACACATCCTCAAGTAGTTCTGTAGAAATACCTTTTAGTGTAGTGGACAACTCTGATTCTAAGCATAACTTTTACACAGACAATAATGACGTGCCGTTTTACCACAGGCCAAATCTGGCATCGGAACCTTTAGGGATGCCTTCACTACCAGATTTTGTGCAAGACCACATTCTGGTTGAACAGGCATATTTGAACTTTAACGGCCCAATATCAGTTGATTTGGATAACTTACCAGACTTTACGTTTAATACTAGTTTCAATGCGGGGTCATCTTCCTCACTGGGGAGGagaaataatagtaattatggTGGTAGGAGTTATGACTATGAAGCTTATATGGGGGCGGCATCTACGTCTAGTGAGGCAGGCCAGGCCGGGAGCGGTATTCCACTGGACCTGCCAGCGGGGGCCGAGGCTGCAGGGCCTATGCCTCTGGATCTGCCGCCTCATCTGAACTTGGATCTGACAGAGTCTGTGAACCCAGCAGACAGGAGGAATGTATCTCCAAGAAGCACATTTCCTTTGGACCTACCGCCTAATGCTG GCGCGGAGTCGATGTGCATGCCGGACTTCCTGCCGGTGCACCCCGGGCGGACGTCGCCGGAGCCCGAGCACCAGGACGAGCAGATGCAGCAGATCATAGCCGAGCTGGAGCGGACCAG ATCTGAGTTGTTCACGGAACGTTCCCGTCGCTCTCGCGTGGAGGAGGAGTTGTCTGTGGCGCGGGAGGCGCACACGCAGCTGCGCGCTGAACTGGCGCGGGTCCGACGCGCGACTCGCGAAGACTCGCACGCCTCAGACGCCGCC ACGCCGCGATCATCAGATAGTGAAGCAACGATAGCTAAATTgaagaatcaaattaaaaaattaaag GAGGAGCTGTCGTCCTCCCAGGAGGAGGCGCGGCAGCTGCGCGGGCGGcagggcgccgccgccgccggcctgCGCCGCGCCTCGCGCGTGGCCGAGACCTCGCTCAG AGAACTCCTGGCTGGCTTGGAACAGCTGAAAACATTGAGCACCTCATTAGACGGGACATGA
- the LOC113498053 gene encoding putative 1-phosphatidylinositol 3-phosphate 5-kinase, whose amino-acid sequence MTKPEWQQFLEFAPHYFNYVTTCRQNKQPSLLARILGVFSVGGAGSGVLVLEHVWYGCGGATRFDLKGSSRHRLAPGSSPAVLMDENLLNLRWETPLYVQSHTGAVLWDSIERDSSFLAAHDVMDYSLLLGLHGNTLVLGIIDYIRTFTWDKKLEHLVKKNLGSGQPTVVSPEQYKRRFCNAARKYFLQCPSHWDHLYNTIHA is encoded by the exons ATGACGAAACCCGAATGGCAGCAGTTCTTGGAGTTTGCGCCGCACTACTTTAACTACGTTACTACCTGCAGACAGAATAAACAGCCAAGCTTGCTAG CGCGCATCCTGGGCGTGTTCAGCGTGGGCGGCGCGGGGTCGGGCGTGCTGGTGCTGGAGCACGTGTGGTACGGCTGCGGCGGCGCCACGCGCTTCGACCTCAAGGGCTCCAGCCGCCACCGCCTCGCGCCCGGCTCCAGCCCCGCCGTGCTCATGGACGAGAACCTGCTCAACC TCCGCTGGGAGACCCCGCTGTACGTGCAGTCGCACACGGGCGCGGTGTTGTGGGACAGTATCGAGCGCGACTCCAGCTTCCTGGCCGCGCATGACGTCATGGACTACTCGCTGCTGCTCGGCCTGCACGGCAACACGCTCGTGCTCGGCATCATCG ATTATATTCGCACTTTCACCTGGGATAAGAAGCTAGAACATTTAGTGAAGAAGAACCTTGGTTCTGGACAGCCCACGGTGGTGTCGCCCGAGCAGTACAAGCGCAGGTTCTGCAACGCGGCGAGGAAGTACTTCCTGCAGTGCCCCTCGCATTGGGACCATCTGTATAACACTATACACGCGTAG
- the LOC113498036 gene encoding uncharacterized protein LOC113498036 isoform X1 — protein MSFFIIMAEDEDGVSNKKSPQNTNNGESSQDNEQNAAKPDLGIEEAKYNSNENGDTSPAEAKSSSSKSTGATRKDENPFSFRHFLKRDLSLPGNSTYENTGARPKVYANTVQHSPTKIDVHADSRREKARSSESQAKEKTSEGSSHRISDNTSSSSSVEIPFSVVDNSDSKHNFYTDNNDVPFYHRPNLASEPLGMPSLPDFVQDHILVEQAYLNFNGPISVDLDNLPDFTFNTSFNAGSSSSLGRRNNSNYGGRSYDYEAYMGAASTSSEAGQAGSGIPLDLPAGAEAAGPMPLDLPPHLNLDLTESVNPADRRNVSPRSTFPLDLPPNAGAESMCMPDFLPVHPGRTSPEPEHQDEQMQQIIAELERTRSELFTERSRRSRVEEELSVAREAHTQLRAELARVRRATREDSHASDAATPRSSDSEATIAKLKNQIKKLKDWEACECISCGVWCQEELSSSQEEARQLRGRQGAAAAGLRRASRVAETSLRELLAGLEQLKTLSTSLDGT, from the exons ATgtcatttttcattatcatgGCGGAGGACGAGGATGGTGTTTCGAATAAGAAGTCGCCTCAAAATACGAATAACGGAGAATCCTCGCAGGACAATGAACAGAACGCGGCTAAACCTGATTTAGGCATCGAAGAAGCAAAGTACAATAGCAATGAAAATGGTGACACATCGCCCGCAGAGGCGAAAAGTTCTTCTTCCA AATCTACGGGGGCGACGCGGAAAGATGAGAACCCGTTTTCGTTCCGGCATTTCCTGAAACGAGATCTCTCGTTGCCTGGAAACTCAACGTACGAAAACACTGGCGCCCGTCCGAAGGTGTATGCGAACACCGTGCAGCATTCGCCAACCAAAATAGATGTTCACGCTGACTCGCGGCGGGAGAAAGCCCGCTCGAGTGAGTCCCAAGCCAAAGAGAAGACTAGCGAGGGCAGCAGCCATCGTATAAGTGACAACACATCCTCAAGTAGTTCTGTAGAAATACCTTTTAGTGTAGTGGACAACTCTGATTCTAAGCATAACTTTTACACAGACAATAATGACGTGCCGTTTTACCACAGGCCAAATCTGGCATCGGAACCTTTAGGGATGCCTTCACTACCAGATTTTGTGCAAGACCACATTCTGGTTGAACAGGCATATTTGAACTTTAACGGCCCAATATCAGTTGATTTGGATAACTTACCAGACTTTACGTTTAATACTAGTTTCAATGCGGGGTCATCTTCCTCACTGGGGAGGagaaataatagtaattatggTGGTAGGAGTTATGACTATGAAGCTTATATGGGGGCGGCATCTACGTCTAGTGAGGCAGGCCAGGCCGGGAGCGGTATTCCACTGGACCTGCCAGCGGGGGCCGAGGCTGCAGGGCCTATGCCTCTGGATCTGCCGCCTCATCTGAACTTGGATCTGACAGAGTCTGTGAACCCAGCAGACAGGAGGAATGTATCTCCAAGAAGCACATTTCCTTTGGACCTACCGCCTAATGCTG GCGCGGAGTCGATGTGCATGCCGGACTTCCTGCCGGTGCACCCCGGGCGGACGTCGCCGGAGCCCGAGCACCAGGACGAGCAGATGCAGCAGATCATAGCCGAGCTGGAGCGGACCAG ATCTGAGTTGTTCACGGAACGTTCCCGTCGCTCTCGCGTGGAGGAGGAGTTGTCTGTGGCGCGGGAGGCGCACACGCAGCTGCGCGCTGAACTGGCGCGGGTCCGACGCGCGACTCGCGAAGACTCGCACGCCTCAGACGCCGCC ACGCCGCGATCATCAGATAGTGAAGCAACGATAGCTAAATTgaagaatcaaattaaaaaattaaag GATTGGGAAGCATGTGAGTGTATCAGTTGTGGTGTGTGGTGTCAGGAGGAGCTGTCGTCCTCCCAGGAGGAGGCGCGGCAGCTGCGCGGGCGGcagggcgccgccgccgccggcctgCGCCGCGCCTCGCGCGTGGCCGAGACCTCGCTCAG AGAACTCCTGGCTGGCTTGGAACAGCTGAAAACATTGAGCACCTCATTAGACGGGACATGA
- the LOC113498036 gene encoding uncharacterized protein LOC113498036 isoform X2, with protein MSFFIIMAEDEDGVSNKKSPQNTNNGESSQDNEQNAAKPDLGIEEAKYNSNENGDTSPAEAKSSSSKSTGATRKDENPFSFRHFLKRDLSLPGNSTYENTGARPKVYANTVQHSPTKIDVHADSRREKARSSESQAKEKTSEGSSHRISDNTSSSSSVEIPFSVVDNSDSKHNFYTDNNDVPFYHRPNLASEPLGMPSLPDFVQDHILVEQAYLNFNGPISVDLDNLPDFTFNTSFNAGSSSSLGRRNNSNYGGRSYDYEAYMGAASTSSEAGQAGSGIPLDLPAGAEAAGPMPLDLPPHLNLDLTESVNPADRRNVSPRSTFPLDLPPNAGAESMCMPDFLPVHPGRTSPEPEHQDEQMQQIIAELERTRSELFTERSRRSRVEEELSVAREAHTQLRAELARVRRATREDSHASDAATPRSSDSEATIAKLKNQIKKLKRTPGWLGTAENIEHLIRRDMMLSPPPPPPATHAGPRICDARLMPRSTYACVVCLLICGLVHKFDFS; from the exons ATgtcatttttcattatcatgGCGGAGGACGAGGATGGTGTTTCGAATAAGAAGTCGCCTCAAAATACGAATAACGGAGAATCCTCGCAGGACAATGAACAGAACGCGGCTAAACCTGATTTAGGCATCGAAGAAGCAAAGTACAATAGCAATGAAAATGGTGACACATCGCCCGCAGAGGCGAAAAGTTCTTCTTCCA AATCTACGGGGGCGACGCGGAAAGATGAGAACCCGTTTTCGTTCCGGCATTTCCTGAAACGAGATCTCTCGTTGCCTGGAAACTCAACGTACGAAAACACTGGCGCCCGTCCGAAGGTGTATGCGAACACCGTGCAGCATTCGCCAACCAAAATAGATGTTCACGCTGACTCGCGGCGGGAGAAAGCCCGCTCGAGTGAGTCCCAAGCCAAAGAGAAGACTAGCGAGGGCAGCAGCCATCGTATAAGTGACAACACATCCTCAAGTAGTTCTGTAGAAATACCTTTTAGTGTAGTGGACAACTCTGATTCTAAGCATAACTTTTACACAGACAATAATGACGTGCCGTTTTACCACAGGCCAAATCTGGCATCGGAACCTTTAGGGATGCCTTCACTACCAGATTTTGTGCAAGACCACATTCTGGTTGAACAGGCATATTTGAACTTTAACGGCCCAATATCAGTTGATTTGGATAACTTACCAGACTTTACGTTTAATACTAGTTTCAATGCGGGGTCATCTTCCTCACTGGGGAGGagaaataatagtaattatggTGGTAGGAGTTATGACTATGAAGCTTATATGGGGGCGGCATCTACGTCTAGTGAGGCAGGCCAGGCCGGGAGCGGTATTCCACTGGACCTGCCAGCGGGGGCCGAGGCTGCAGGGCCTATGCCTCTGGATCTGCCGCCTCATCTGAACTTGGATCTGACAGAGTCTGTGAACCCAGCAGACAGGAGGAATGTATCTCCAAGAAGCACATTTCCTTTGGACCTACCGCCTAATGCTG GCGCGGAGTCGATGTGCATGCCGGACTTCCTGCCGGTGCACCCCGGGCGGACGTCGCCGGAGCCCGAGCACCAGGACGAGCAGATGCAGCAGATCATAGCCGAGCTGGAGCGGACCAG ATCTGAGTTGTTCACGGAACGTTCCCGTCGCTCTCGCGTGGAGGAGGAGTTGTCTGTGGCGCGGGAGGCGCACACGCAGCTGCGCGCTGAACTGGCGCGGGTCCGACGCGCGACTCGCGAAGACTCGCACGCCTCAGACGCCGCC ACGCCGCGATCATCAGATAGTGAAGCAACGATAGCTAAATTgaagaatcaaattaaaaaattaaag AGAACTCCTGGCTGGCTTGGAACAGCTGAAAACATTGAGCACCTCATTAGACGGGACATGATGCtgagcccccccccccccccccccgcgacTCATGCAGGACCCCGCATATGCGATGCGCGCCTCATGCCACGCTCTACATATGCCTGCGTTGTTTGTCTCCTAATATGCGGACTAGTACACAAGTTCGATTTTAGTTAA